In Lolium rigidum isolate FL_2022 chromosome 3, APGP_CSIRO_Lrig_0.1, whole genome shotgun sequence, the genomic window GCAACATAACATAatggggagaagtggaagaacagAAGATACAAACTTGTGTATCATTACGTAAGCATGCAAGCATAAAAACAAATTTAGCATATTACATAAACAGGTTTAATAAAGATATAAACAAAGCATATAGAGTACTCAAATGCCTGGAGTGCCCTgatgttcaaaataaaataatttgaACTTCATAAAGTTTTTGTGTTGACATCATATGTACTCTAAGCAATTTTAGTAACCGTATAGTACTATACACCTTGGGACCAAACCGCATAAGTACTAAGATAATATATTCAAATTCTGATACTATAAACTATACCTCCAATTCAAGATTTTCCGTAGATTCAGTAACTCATGTTTTGCTTTACCATGACTAAATAACTGCAGCTCTAGCTTACCAAATTGTATCACTTTGCTCCTATAACTCATAAATTGTCTTCTCAACTCCCTAACTTGCTAATGTTTGCACGGTTGCTTACAATCTCACTTAATTAACAATATTAAGTGTTACGGCATCTAGCCAACTTGAGGGTCTTATGAGACATCCACTCATCTTTCTCAATCAGCTCTAGCTTACTAAAATGTATCACTTTGCTCCTATAACTCACAAACTATCTTCTCAACTCCCTAACTTGCACGGTTGCTCACAATCTCACTTAATTAACAATATTAAGTGTTATGGCATCTAGCCAACTTGGGGGTCTTATAAGACATCCACTCGTCTttctcaatctctctctctctctctctctctctctctctctctctctctctctctctctctctctctctccctctctctctctctctctctctccctctcacaaTTACACCCTCCATTCCCATCAGGCGCTGCTTCCCACCCTTTACCTCCCCTAAATGATCCTGCCATCCCCCTCGTAACGTGACAAATAAATACTACTTGCACCAAAAATGGTTGAAAGATGCAGCACAAATATCCTAAAACACAATGAATAACAACATAGTAAGACAAAGAAACTATGTCATGAAATGATTATTACCGGTATACTCTGTCCTCTAACAACTGAAGCCCCATAATACATTTTTGCAAGTTAAACTGAGACTGGCAAGAGCAAAACTTCAGACCAAGGAGCATCGCCGTAAAGAAAGTGCCAGTAGCAGCAGGATGGTGAGAAAAATGATTGGGAGACTTCATTGTCCCTTGCAACATACGGCCTAAAAGTAGAAGTTGTTCAATGCTATCATGGCGAACCACCTGTTTAAATAACACCCACATAAGGTAGATGATTAAAGAACACAACAAGAGAACAATGTAAGTACGTGAACTATCAATCAATCAAACATTAGGCAAAGAGTCAATGCATCTTCATCATATCCTATAGAACATCACAAGGTGACTCTAATTTTGGACAAACAAAATGCAAGCAAGTTATCCTCAATTAGAAACTGAGGATAAAGGATATCATCACAGTTCTATTGCTGTTAGTAAATACAAATATGATATCAAGACATAGTATAACAACGTTAGCTCATATTGATTATATAGAGGACAAACAACATACTGCTCCTGGGATGTTAACATTCTAGTTACAAATGAAAACGTACTAGTGCATTAAATGGTAGTAACAGAATTGCTTCGCAAGACGTGGTTTACAATGCAACACATGCTGATCCGTTTGAAGCATATCTTAAAAATGTGCATCTCACAGGCCTGTAATCTAGCACAATGCTgagcagtttgaagcatgtcttaGCGTATTAGTGTAATTAGACACTAATTGTGGAGTATATGCTTCTTCCAAGGAGAACTAGAACCATTTAGACTATTTATTATTTGACACTGATTGGTGTCATATATAAAAGTTCTACACCAGATAAATTACTCTTAAGATTAAAAATATCTTAGGCAGGCAAATAGAAGAACTGCTAAAAATATCACAGGATAAACAAAGAAAAAGTTTGGTGATAACCTCAAACCGATCAATAAAGAAGCCGAGCCAGAGCCTATGGGCAATTATTGCTTCAACTGGGTCCTTTTCTGGTGGTGCCTCGGGCTCACCAGGAATGAGATGTGGCCTCAATTTTGCATCAGGGCCACAGTACTTCATATCAGATGCAAACAAGCCACGTTTTGTATCTATTGTCCACAGCCATGCATCAACAAGTTCTGCGAGCACAAGAGGACCCAAAGAAGGTGCTGCAGAAACTAGCCACGTCCAGATATAAATTCCAGTCTCCATTGCATCAGGGGTAGAAATATAAGCGGGGCACCAGCATAGAAGTCGTATAAGCTGAGAAAACCCTTCCAGATTTGTTCTAGAATCAGATACCTGTGTGTTGCCCATTAGAATACACTCAAAGCCAAGAATTGAAATAACAACAAACAACCTAGGTGTAAACATATTACCATATGATCAAGAAGTAATGCTGTAGCCTGAGAACAAGTTTCACGAAATAACGAATTATCTATAGGTTGTTTCTCCGCCGTAACAACGAAGTCCTGAAGAAGACGAACAAATTTGGACAGAAAAACTTCATCAAATGACTGTGGGGCCTGCCCAGACTGAGGCACACCCATGTTTAAGCCGCCCATAGTACTGAACAGCCTTCTCATACCAGCAATCTCCCCTGCATGGTTACATTTTGCAGTGGCACTCACTACTGCAGTTGACAGTACTTCCAGGGTGATGTCAGGTGCATCTTTTCTCGCTCCTGATGCTGCTGCAGCAGAATCCATAACTGCTGGAACATTAGCAGTCCTGATACCATTCCAATCATTCTTTCCAGTACAGATACGTATCTCAGATAAAAGTGAAACAACATCTGCTGTATGCTGTGTTCTTTGTGCACCACTCGGTTTGCAAAAATTTTCCTAGCAATACAATTATAAATAACATCAATATATCACAAAGAGGGTGGAAAACAAAACCAACAGTATGAACATTATATGCCAGCATAATGGTGCCTCTGGCACAATAAAGAGTTCAAGAAAGGCTGACATAGAATTTTAGTGCTCTGACTAAATGCTGAGCCCTAAAATAATACAGCATTCGCTTCTCACGAGCAAGAATGTAACTTATTTACTACTGAGAAACTAGAATTGAGTATGTGAACTCTGAGATTAGAAACAAAGGAAGGTCACAGGATGATAATATATACAAGGCGAGAGAAAGAACAGATAAAAGAGGCAGCAGGAGCCAGGAGAAGCTGACTAATCTAGGATATCTAATAAAGTAAGAAAATGATTCTTCactcaaagtaaaaaaaaaaaaggatctatCCAATTCTAAACCTCAACTTTAGCCCGGCAAGAGATCGACAACCTTAATATTTAAATGACGCTGACCATGTCCTAACAACAAATCATGCATCGGCTTCATGCAAATTAAGAACAATGGTGCTCAAAAAAGCCAAATAATATTATATTGACTGAACCTGTATTAGGCCTTGAGTGGTGCATGGAGCATATGAAAGAGCACTTGTAATCCATTCCCTGGCAATCTTCTGATATAGTGAGCGTACACTAGCAACCCAAGCAGGATCACTAACAGGACCAGAAGTCAACTCGTTATGAACAGATATTAGAAGTAAATCCAAGCATGAGGAGTTCCAAAGGACCTGAAAGTTCAGTATTCTAGTGTCATCAGTGTGTCTCAAAACAACACAACTACAGTATTAGAAGACGAATCAAAGCACCTAACCTGTGGAAATTTTTCCTTTAGCTGAGTTAACAACTTAACACTCACATCACGAACAGGTTCATCCCTCTGTGACATGCTCTTTATCAGGAAGCAAGCATGGACGGACAGAGCAGATTCTCTCACATCAGCTTCTACGCCTATGTCAGATATGCGATCGTCCTGGGAACATAAAAGACAATTAATGTGGTGCtctgcaaataaaataaaagtaacgTAATCGCCAGAATAACTACAATGCAAAGTTGATGAATGTAAGAGAATAACTCCATGTTATACTAAAAGATGTGAATCAAATTCCTAATGTATGATGCAACATCTAGAGCAGATTGCAAATATTggacacaagaggcaaataacgtTTGACGCGTCAACCATACTGCCCAAAGGATAACTAAAACATCTATCTGTCAATGCATCAGGCATTTCCTTGTGGGATTCAGATCAAAGTATTAGACAAAGCAGCCAGTTGTGCATCTTTTCTAAGAACTTCGTTATCTCAACAAGAACCCTAAATATGATAACATGCAATTGAAACATAAGGAAATGTAAGTGTGTGGCAAAAGCTTTCAAAGCTGTAACAATGGCGTAGAATGTGTGATTCTCTACAACAGAAAGCTGTGTATCTTTGGTACAAGATCTGAGCTGACACTTGCCACCAGATGGGGAGTAATTTGATTcaacagaaaacaacagagaacatagaATATGACAGGATACAAAGACAACATAACAAATGATAACGTATTCTCAACAGATTGTGAGTATGAAACATACCAGCCATGACAACATTGTTTCAAAAGCTCTATGCACAACTGCCATCAAACACTGGGATACTGCTGGTGTTAAGTTGGGAGTAAGCAGATACTCAAACACACAACTTAACGCACTATTTGATTTATTCAATGTAGAGGTAGATGAAAGTGTGCCACCGTTGCAACTAAAACGCAATATCTCCAAGAAAGCAACCGCGAGGAGATATGTAGCTTTCACtcctgaaaaaaaaaaacaaattagtTGGATACTTCAATAAAATTCCATTTTCCGTGTGTATCATTCACGTAAATAAAGCCACTCATTTCAAGAGTTCCATGGTTAAATTTGATGGAGACCAATTTTAATTTTCTAGAATCAGATAACAATCTACATAAGCTGTAAAGCACTCAACAGAGAATAAATATTGACCTGAAATTGTACTCATTGCTGCTACCTCAACTCGACCTCCCAAAGCAGCAGCAAGTGCAGTTCTCTGTCCAACAGCAGCCTTTTCATTACCATTGCCACCACGGCTACCTGGATTATGCAAAGCATTTAACTCTAGCTCATCTTCAAGCCATTTCACTGAACTGACAACCTGAAATGTCAAAAGCATACATGACAGAAACGAAGTCATGAGGTATTCTGAATTTGATCAGTCGGTATTATATATCATTTAATTTATACAATCCTGTATATCATGATCCTACCAAATACTGTTAGTATCCACAAAATATAATAAAACAGGCCTATTTGTTACTGAAAGTGTTTATTTTCTAAGATTTGCGAAGCATGTAGACAAGAACTATCTTAATTACAACTTTACAGTTAAAGTTTATTCCCGAAACTCCCATATAGTCCTTCCAAACGTAAAACAATATTATCCATACATCTGCCTGAGAAAATATCAATTTGAAATGCAACAATAATATGCGGAGCATAAAGCCCTGTAATAGAGGGTATACAATATACAAACCCCATCTGTCCCCTTTTCCATAAGAAGCTACGCTAAGTAGCAGGAAATGAATTCAGACAAGTTCAAATTCCTAACTGCACAAAAACCATACTATTTTCCCAACTTTATGGTCCCAAAAAGCTTACCAGCGGAGGAGTTCCTTGTGCAATACGTTGCACTGCTACAGACCATTGGCTATTCCACATGTAGGGTCCAGCAACAGCTTGAAGGGCTACAGAGCTCTCCATTGTGTTTAATGGAGCAGAAGCGGGTTTTGCAGGTGCCTGGTTGTTTTGTATCGGAGGAGCTAACCCAAACAAGACAATATAGAACCACAGGTTGCGAAACAATTTTAATAGAGATGGCTCAACAGAGGACACTGGATCAAAATCTGAACATATTTCAGCAACCGCAGGAAGTAATGGGCCCATCAAATCCGCACCACTCCTACAGTAATGACAATATTACATTAAGCACTGCAGTTAACTTAATTAAGAGAAGTATAAGAGATGAAGTGAAACTGTGTAAAATGAATGACGAGGATATATGGAAAGCAAAAAATACTCCATAGAGCATCAGGTGATAGTGTGATACATAGTATTACAAATTAGTAGGTGGATATACTGATATACATTGTTGAGCCATTTAACCTTCACTCAGAAAGCTACAGGGTCTAGGCATTTTTATTCAGATTCTTTTCTATTTTCGATGGTGCCCTTACAGCTTCTGTGTCAAACTAAAATCCACATAgcacataaaacatattttcCAAACAAAATATCTAGTAACAGTGTATACTCAATGTATAGAATCTAGCAAAATAAATGTAAGCTTTAaaccagaaaaaaaaaggaaCTCACAGAAAAGTACAAAAGAACAGAGAAAGAAGCTCGTAACTGCTCATTCACGTGATGGTTAAATATATCACAATACAACCTCCAAAATAGGTGTTATTTAACTTTAAAACATGTCCAATTTGTCAACTCTAAATTCTCGCATAAGTTTAGTTTTCAACCCCGAACTCTAAACTATCCGAGTCAAAGCCCTGGACATACAAGAAAATATGTTGGCACCCAGCAAATATTGTGTACACCATTCAAAGACTCAAAAACTATATACTATTTAAGCTTAATAATAAGATTGATAGACATCACAAAGCATCTTACCCCCCACTTTTAGATTCAGCAGCTAGCCCCACATCAGAGCATAGCGACAACAGCCTATGACGATAATCAGATCTGAGTTTTGTGCTAGTAAGGTTGGAAGCAACAAGTAAGAAACCTGCAGGAAGAGTCTAGAATTTTGTTGACACGGTTAGCATGGAACATGAATCAAATTACAACTTTGTATGATAGCATAAATTCATTTGACTCATCACAGACCTCTGTTCGCTCAATTGTTGCTTCAGATGGCACTGTGTTGTTCTCTGCAGCTCCTACAGCTTTAGCTTTATCCAAGTAGCTTCTTGTCATCAAGACAATGCTCTCACGATATGATTTTTCAAAACCCAAGCACGCCACACGGGATATTGCATCTAGCAACTGCAGTAGTTTAAACCAATTGATTACCAAAGATGCTTTTGTTTATAGTTGAAACCAATACCATCAAAATAGATTCATGGTTAAGTATGTTCACGAGTAAGAGACAGAACAAGATTACATACTCGTAGACGCAATAAACTTGGAGATGAAGCGTCACCCTCTTCTAGATGTTCAATGAAAAGGGGCAAAACCATGTCTACAACTTCCCATCTTTTCAAGCATACACATAACTCAGCTAGAAGGCGTACTACATTAAGTCGCATCAGCGGAACTGCGTCTTTTCCTTTACCATCCTGCAATAGATTCACACTACAGTAAATAACCAGCAATCGGAAGTTACTCATGCTACTGTGATACATATCTTTAGTTGCTACAATAAAAAACAGAGTAAGCTCCATGAAGGAAGACTGCCAGCAGCAGGGAAGCTTAAATTTTCTATAGAACGCATCCTTCCAATCAGCTCCATGACTTACAATTTCAGAATGATCCCACCACCCACCCCAACGGTAAATAAAGTAGCAGGAGGATTGTAGTCTGCCACATCATGTGTTGGCAACTCTACCTATGAAGAGATGCAACATGTGCTAGCTCTATCGCAAAAGATTCAACTAGTAAAATAGAAAACAAAGACCGCGTAGCTTGGTCTGCTTACTTCTTGGAATTATTCTGATAATATGGGGAATATTGTCTTCATATATAACCTACCAGCACAGCATGTGACGACACTGCAAGTTTCAATATGTACCCAAAATATGCAGCATACTTTACTAAGTTCAAATAAATAAGGATGTGTTGTTTTTCGATTCATGTGGTTGGATTAAATTAGTACAATGCTAATCTATTTGTTTGCTTACAGAACTGAAACACCCATGAGCCTAAATTTTGGaagaaaaatgaaacaaaagaatcAATCCTGGTCCATGAAAAAAGTGATTAGAGTTTTACTGCAAACAGACCCTATCATATTTAACTATATCATGAATTCTGGAAGCTAGCTGGATTGTCAGATTTAGCTATATCACGAATCATGGAAGTCATGCAAACCTATGACTAAGGTAAGGTTTGCCTTCCCGTTATTTTTCATCTTAGTAATTAACAGAATCCATGCCATCAGAATATAAGTTTATCTGGTTCACATATTATTATTAATTCCTCCAGTTCAGTAAACAGAGTTGCACCAAAAGCTCAATATCTAGATTGACATTTCCACAAGAAAGTGACACCAGAATGTTCATGATCAAAATCGCTTTCCTAATAATAAATCTACAGCTACTTTTACTACCATACAACCATGAATTTAGTAGTCAAAATTACGAAGTCTGGAGAACACATGCTTAAGTAAAGAAACAATACTAATTTTTGGACTGGGTGAGCACATGGAAAGATGAACTGAAAACGCATAGTTTTAGTTTCAGTATGATCATGTGTCTTCCACAAGAAAAGAAGGCCATGGCCTCATAAAAAAGAATAGAGCATTAATATTGGCTATTCTAACTTAACTTCAGAAGAAAAACAGTCATAAAACAGTACTAATGATGCGTCGTGGAATCTTGAATCTTCCTAGATTGTATAGCAGATTAAGAGCGCCAAATGCATAATCTTCTAGCTGTTTGTTGAGGTAATGAGGTCGAAATAAATACCTTTTGGTTCTCATTTCAATGTGTTGGCATAGTAACTCGTTATATAATACTAAATCATTGTATGTGACTTACAGATGCTGATTGGCAACAATTTAAAATATAGTGATTACATTTCGGCAAAGTAAAATCAAGTAAGATTGGCTTGTGCAGTACTATCCAAATGTAATGGTACAAAACTGTGGTTGCAGTTTCCAACTAAAGAGCACCTGGTTTGCGATAAATCTTGCTAGAGCATAAAATTTTCATGTGGTGACAAAAAGTTAagaagaatacctcctcctcataATCATTCCGTTCACGAACATATGCAGCTAAACGCATAATGAACGTGTCAACCAGAGCCCTATCCTTTGTCCAGCCGAACTCTATAATCTCACAGCTCAACTTCACTACTGCCTCGAACAACGCGCCAGGGCTACATCCCGTCATGTCAGCCTGCACCGGAACAATAGGTTTCACACTAGACAACGCACccataaagataaaaataaaagcatgaaacaaacatacaTACCTGCGAACACGTGCTCACAACAAGCGGTTTCAAGGGAATCAGCAGCACCGGCAGGAGCTGGCCCCCGCGCGAGACGGTTATCTGGCTGATCCCGTTGAGCAGAGTGCAAAACAGGTCCTCGCAGATCTT contains:
- the LOC124704014 gene encoding phosphatidylinositol 4-kinase alpha 1; its protein translation is MDAADSKASKDMLQQTLAWFIEATKSCILSSWRKLKICEDLFCTLLNGISQITVSRGGQLLPVLLIPLKPLVVSTCSQADMTGCSPGALFEAVVKLSCEIIEFGWTKDRALVDTFIMRLAAYVRERNDYEEEDGKGKDAVPLMRLNVVRLLAELCVCLKRWEVVDMVLPLFIEHLEEGDASSPSLLRLRLLDAISRVACLGFEKSYRESIVLMTRSYLDKAKAVGAAENNTVPSEATIERTETLPAGFLLVASNLTSTKLRSDYRHRLLSLCSDVGLAAESKSGGSGADLMGPLLPAVAEICSDFDPVSSVEPSLLKLFRNLWFYIVLFGLAPPIQNNQAPAKPASAPLNTMESSVALQAVAGPYMWNSQWSVAVQRIAQGTPPLVVSSVKWLEDELELNALHNPGSRGGNGNEKAAVGQRTALAAALGGRVEVAAMSTISGVKATYLLAVAFLEILRFSCNGGTLSSTSTLNKSNSALSCVFEYLLTPNLTPAVSQCLMAVVHRAFETMLSWLDDRISDIGVEADVRESALSVHACFLIKSMSQRDEPVRDVSVKLLTQLKEKFPQVLWNSSCLDLLLISVHNELTSGPVSDPAWVASVRSLYQKIAREWITSALSYAPCTTQGLIQENFCKPSGAQRTQHTADVVSLLSEIRICTGKNDWNGIRTANVPAVMDSAAAASGARKDAPDITLEVLSTAVVSATAKCNHAGEIAGMRRLFSTMGGLNMGVPQSGQAPQSFDEVFLSKFVRLLQDFVVTAEKQPIDNSLFRETCSQATALLLDHMVSDSRTNLEGFSQLIRLLCWCPAYISTPDAMETGIYIWTWLVSAAPSLGPLVLAELVDAWLWTIDTKRGLFASDMKYCGPDAKLRPHLIPGEPEAPPEKDPVEAIIAHRLWLGFFIDRFEVVRHDSIEQLLLLGRMLQGTMKSPNHFSHHPAATGTFFTAMLLGLKFCSCQSQFNLQKCIMGLQLLEDRVYRAALGWFAYAHEYYESPNKSFAQREAQSVSIFVHNLQNERATSSIDSGPKSQGRDGELNTADQIHPVWGSVDNYVTAREKRKQLLLVLSQNEADRLEVWAQPINTKDMSTFRGKISSDKWIDHSRTAFAVDPRIAFSMTMRFPTNSALQSEITQLVQTHILELRTIPEALPFFITPKAVDENSALLQQLPHWAPCSVTQALEFFTSPYKGHPRVMAYVLRVMETYPPETVTFFMPQLVQSLRYDDGKLVEGYLLGAARRSNIFAHILIWHLQGECEEAENEKEPGVPKTSAFQSLLPAVRQKIVDGFTPEARDIFEKEFDFFDQVTSISGVLFPVPKEERRAGIRKELEKITIPGDDLYLPTATNKLVRGIQLDSGIPLQSAAKVPIMITFNVIDRDGNPNDVKPQACIFKVGDDCRQDVLALQVISLLRDIFEAVGLNLYLFPYGVLPTGPERGIIEVVPNTRSRNQMGETTDGGLLEIFQQDYGPVGSPAFEAAREMFMVSSAGYAVASLLLQPKDRHNGNLLFDSHGRLVHIDFGFILEISPGGNMGFESAHFKLSHEMTQLLDPSGTMKSDTWNQFLRLCVKGYLAGRRHMNGIVTTVQLMVDSGLPCFSRGEPIANLRKRFHPEMNEREAANFMVRTCVDAYNKWTTAGYDLIQYLQQGIEK